A single genomic interval of Methanooceanicella nereidis harbors:
- the thiI gene encoding tRNA uracil 4-sulfurtransferase ThiI, translating to MEDLKYDTVMVRYGELAIKSEQVRNKYEKILIKNIEAMLDLHKIEYQEIVRERGRIYVISEDKRAPAVISNVFGVVSTSPVITTGPTLEESCKVAAAIGKEVIKDGESFAINARRAGAHDFTSQDAGRKCGDAVWEAIKDRHPRVDLKNPDHEIFVEIREERSYIFTGVIRGTGGMPLGSQGKMVALVSGGIDSPVAAWMMMRRGCEIIPVYFNNEQYVDEAYTQKAIDTIRKLKEWSPGHDFKVYEVPHGECLRTFRERGNIRYTCVFCKRMMYKVAIEIAKKEGAHGIITGSSLGQVASQTSENLLIEHHGIDFPIYHPLIGLDKNEIVDMAQRIGTLDISVRPAMGCQAVPKHPAIHGRIEEIMKMESEQVDFDKMIGDALSRARITIM from the coding sequence ATGGAAGATCTGAAGTATGATACCGTAATGGTGCGGTATGGCGAGCTTGCGATCAAGAGCGAGCAGGTCCGGAACAAGTATGAAAAGATACTCATCAAGAACATTGAGGCGATGCTCGATCTTCATAAGATCGAATATCAGGAAATAGTCAGGGAGCGGGGCCGCATATACGTTATAAGCGAAGACAAAAGGGCTCCTGCGGTCATAAGCAATGTATTCGGGGTCGTCTCGACAAGCCCGGTCATAACCACCGGCCCTACGCTGGAAGAATCCTGCAAAGTCGCGGCAGCCATCGGAAAAGAGGTCATAAAGGATGGGGAGTCTTTCGCGATCAATGCAAGAAGGGCGGGAGCGCATGATTTTACCTCACAGGACGCAGGGAGAAAATGCGGAGATGCCGTATGGGAGGCCATAAAGGACAGGCACCCGAGAGTAGACCTTAAAAACCCCGACCATGAAATATTCGTCGAGATACGCGAGGAGCGGTCATATATTTTCACCGGGGTCATAAGGGGCACCGGAGGCATGCCGCTGGGCAGCCAGGGCAAGATGGTCGCTCTCGTATCGGGCGGCATTGACTCGCCTGTGGCCGCATGGATGATGATGAGGCGGGGCTGCGAAATAATACCCGTGTACTTCAACAATGAGCAGTATGTCGATGAGGCATATACTCAAAAAGCTATCGATACGATAAGGAAGCTAAAAGAATGGTCTCCCGGTCACGACTTCAAGGTCTATGAGGTGCCTCACGGGGAATGCCTCAGGACGTTCCGGGAAAGAGGCAATATAAGGTATACGTGCGTGTTCTGTAAAAGGATGATGTATAAAGTCGCGATCGAGATAGCAAAAAAAGAAGGCGCACACGGCATCATAACCGGATCGTCGCTTGGCCAGGTGGCCTCCCAGACGTCGGAGAACCTTCTGATAGAACACCATGGTATCGACTTTCCGATATATCATCCCCTGATAGGGCTTGATAAGAACGAGATAGTCGACATGGCTCAAAGGATCGGCACCCTTGACATCTCTGTCAGGCCGGCAATGGGCTGCCAGGCCGTCCCGAAACATCCCGCGATACATGGCCGGATCGAGGAAATAATGAAGATGGAAAGCGAGCAGGTCGATTTTGATAAGATGATCGGGGACGCATTGAGCAGGGCTCGCATCACTATAATGTAA
- a CDS encoding rubredoxin translates to MSRWRCTICEYVYDPADGDTQYPVPPGTAFEDLPDDWTCPLCGAEKALFEKIEE, encoded by the coding sequence ATGAGTCGATGGAGATGTACTATCTGCGAATATGTTTACGACCCCGCTGACGGAGACACGCAATATCCAGTGCCTCCCGGCACAGCGTTCGAAGACCTGCCCGATGACTGGACATGTCCTCTATGCGGGGCTGAAAAGGCATTATTTGAAAAGATAGAGGAGTGA
- a CDS encoding transcriptional regulator TbsP domain-containing protein → MEPTESMPQYLGHNTIQDFINFSKLLSDPRYTILKSNTIDVVAIILLAAARNNELFYDVVAWGEHSKVASKATFSRRKDFLEKIGLLYEESVKTPYGRPKIRLKLNEERFKDVFKIESITPN, encoded by the coding sequence ATGGAACCGACGGAATCTATGCCACAGTATCTGGGGCACAACACAATTCAGGATTTCATAAATTTCAGTAAACTACTGTCGGACCCACGGTATACGATATTAAAATCGAATACCATCGACGTTGTCGCTATCATTTTGCTGGCAGCGGCTCGCAATAACGAATTATTCTACGATGTTGTAGCGTGGGGGGAGCATTCGAAGGTGGCCTCAAAAGCTACCTTTTCAAGACGGAAGGATTTCCTGGAAAAGATAGGACTGCTATACGAAGAGAGCGTGAAGACGCCATATGGCCGGCCTAAGATTCGTTTAAAGCTTAACGAAGAACGTTTCAAGGATGTCTTTAAGATCGAATCAATTACTCCTAATTAA
- a CDS encoding ABC transporter ATP-binding protein: MSETILDIKNVKKHYKMGNVTVEALKGVDVCLKDKEFVSVIGPSGCGKSTLLNLIGCLDSPTEGSISINGTDVSKMSEKQLTDIRCKNVGYIFQKFYLLPFLTALENVELQARLAGMKDSKKKAEEALKLVGLGDRMNHLPKELSGGQQQRVAIARAIVKDPKLLLADEPTGNLDTAMGAQIMDVLRSLNEKGLTILMVTHNPELAAMTDRVIKVRDGRIDLN; encoded by the coding sequence ATGAGTGAGACTATCCTTGACATTAAAAATGTAAAGAAGCACTATAAGATGGGCAACGTCACAGTGGAAGCACTTAAAGGCGTTGACGTATGCCTGAAAGATAAAGAGTTCGTATCGGTGATCGGGCCGTCGGGCTGCGGAAAGTCCACGCTGTTAAACCTGATAGGATGTCTTGACAGCCCCACGGAAGGCAGCATATCCATAAACGGTACCGATGTGTCAAAGATGAGCGAAAAGCAGCTCACTGACATAAGATGCAAGAACGTTGGATACATATTCCAGAAATTCTACCTGCTGCCGTTCCTCACGGCGCTTGAGAACGTCGAGCTGCAGGCGAGGCTGGCCGGAATGAAGGACAGTAAGAAGAAAGCCGAGGAAGCCCTGAAGCTTGTCGGGCTTGGAGACCGTATGAACCACCTGCCGAAAGAATTATCGGGCGGCCAGCAGCAGCGTGTAGCCATAGCCAGGGCGATAGTGAAAGATCCGAAACTGCTGCTCGCGGACGAGCCTACTGGTAACCTTGATACGGCCATGGGCGCACAGATAATGGACGTCTTACGGTCATTAAATGAAAAAGGCCTTACCATCCTGATGGTAACTCATAATCCTGAGCTGGCGGCGATGACCGACAGGGTGATCAAGGTCAGGGATGGCCGTATAGACCTGAACTAA
- a CDS encoding DUF2209 family protein, which yields MRAVAVDISGRHKLPDGRYCLVCVAVSAVLSPFNVQKIDDMKMIKSISDEVSIDVISELVLRSSAKFGGVIVTEPGEFYNLPEWRVEAILGRKFKYAESIGERKAIEIAHHASLAAHRMIQEL from the coding sequence TTGAGAGCTGTCGCAGTTGATATTTCCGGACGGCATAAGCTTCCCGACGGCCGTTACTGCCTTGTATGCGTGGCAGTGTCGGCGGTCCTGTCGCCTTTTAACGTCCAAAAAATAGACGACATGAAGATGATAAAGAGCATTTCCGACGAGGTATCTATAGATGTCATATCTGAACTCGTTTTGCGCTCTTCAGCTAAGTTCGGGGGAGTGATAGTGACAGAGCCCGGCGAGTTCTATAATTTGCCAGAATGGAGAGTTGAAGCTATTTTAGGTAGAAAGTTTAAATATGCTGAAAGTATAGGTGAGCGAAAAGCCATTGAGATAGCGCATCACGCCTCTCTGGCCGCACATAGAATGATCCAGGAGTTGTAG
- a CDS encoding DNA topoisomerase I encodes MHLIITEKHDAANKISGIIFQDRTTERINGVPVYRSASANSAVIGLAGHIVELDFKPEYRSWSAIPPRSLINADILTIPSKKDIVNALMKLAPSATKVTIATDYDREGELIGVEAYRIISRLSRAKFDRVRYSSFTKQEITKAFASPAPIDFNMAAAGECRQEIDLIWGAALTRFVSIAGNKLGKEFLSVGRVQTPLLAIIVDREKEIQSFVSKPYWEIVASLLKEKDTFTASHKKGRFENKDEASVIYKKLGKKAIVKSVKTDKKKDPAPVPFNTTEFVKAASSLGYSASSAMQLAEELYINGWISYPRTDNTVYPDTLNLKDILGLFKASPEFAMNALELLAQKTLVPTRGKVESKDHPPIYPVACAKRSEMDDKHWKLYELVVRRFFATLSPPCEWETIKAEIDISGEQFGSDGKMLSFPGWRKYYPYGMPKDELLPPIKAGDILDVKKIDLLEKKTEPPKRYGQGKLVQMMEDLGLGTKATRHEALNKLYSRGFIEKNPPQPTAIGITLIDALKSHATAITTPDMTSALERDMDAITDSRMKKDDVVSESKKMLHKVFDQLESNRSEISRAIKRGGALDSEIGPCPKCGSPLLIRETKADKKKFIACSGFPDCRNTYNLPPGTIKFDKAVCEKHKLHLIKATPPSTKDREGKTVRGKSYTYGCPACKKEEAISFAVPVIKK; translated from the coding sequence ATGCATCTTATAATCACCGAAAAGCACGATGCGGCAAATAAGATATCCGGCATTATCTTCCAGGACCGCACCACGGAGCGCATAAACGGAGTACCGGTCTACAGATCGGCATCTGCGAACAGCGCTGTCATCGGTCTTGCAGGGCATATAGTAGAGCTGGACTTCAAGCCCGAATACCGGAGCTGGAGCGCGATACCGCCAAGAAGCCTCATTAATGCCGATATACTCACCATACCCAGTAAGAAGGACATAGTCAACGCGTTAATGAAGCTGGCGCCTTCTGCTACAAAGGTCACGATCGCCACTGACTACGACAGGGAAGGTGAATTGATCGGCGTCGAGGCTTACCGCATCATCAGCAGGCTGTCGAGGGCTAAATTTGACAGGGTGAGATATAGCTCTTTTACAAAACAGGAAATAACAAAGGCATTTGCGTCGCCCGCCCCCATAGACTTTAACATGGCAGCGGCGGGAGAATGCAGGCAGGAGATAGACCTGATATGGGGCGCCGCCCTAACGAGATTCGTATCGATAGCCGGCAACAAGCTCGGGAAAGAGTTCCTATCGGTCGGAAGAGTGCAGACGCCTCTGCTTGCGATAATCGTGGACAGGGAAAAAGAGATACAGTCTTTCGTATCTAAGCCTTACTGGGAGATCGTCGCCTCATTATTAAAAGAGAAGGATACTTTTACTGCCTCGCATAAAAAAGGAAGGTTCGAGAACAAGGACGAAGCTTCCGTGATATATAAAAAGCTCGGAAAAAAGGCCATAGTGAAGAGCGTAAAGACTGACAAAAAGAAAGACCCGGCACCTGTGCCTTTTAACACGACAGAGTTCGTTAAGGCCGCCAGCAGCCTCGGGTATTCAGCGTCCAGCGCAATGCAGCTTGCCGAAGAGCTATACATCAACGGATGGATCTCATATCCGCGTACAGATAATACCGTGTATCCTGACACGCTTAACCTGAAAGATATACTGGGGTTGTTTAAGGCCAGCCCTGAATTCGCTATGAACGCGCTCGAACTTCTGGCTCAAAAGACCTTAGTGCCGACCAGGGGCAAGGTCGAGAGCAAGGACCATCCACCCATATATCCGGTCGCATGCGCGAAAAGGTCAGAGATGGACGATAAGCACTGGAAGCTCTATGAGCTGGTCGTCAGAAGGTTTTTCGCAACATTATCGCCCCCGTGCGAATGGGAGACCATAAAAGCCGAGATAGACATAAGCGGCGAGCAGTTCGGCTCAGACGGAAAAATGCTTTCATTTCCCGGATGGAGAAAGTATTACCCTTACGGCATGCCGAAAGATGAGCTCCTCCCGCCCATAAAAGCAGGGGATATTCTTGACGTTAAAAAGATAGACCTGCTTGAAAAGAAGACTGAGCCTCCAAAGCGTTACGGGCAGGGTAAGCTTGTACAGATGATGGAAGACCTGGGACTGGGCACAAAGGCGACAAGGCACGAGGCGCTAAATAAGCTTTATAGCCGCGGATTTATAGAAAAGAACCCGCCGCAGCCGACGGCCATCGGGATCACACTCATAGATGCGTTAAAGTCGCACGCTACAGCCATCACGACTCCGGACATGACCAGCGCGCTGGAGCGGGACATGGACGCCATTACGGATAGCAGGATGAAGAAAGACGATGTCGTTTCCGAGTCAAAGAAGATGCTCCACAAGGTATTCGATCAGCTTGAATCGAACAGATCTGAGATATCAAGGGCCATAAAGAGGGGTGGCGCCCTGGACAGCGAGATCGGGCCGTGCCCGAAATGCGGGAGCCCCCTTCTTATAAGGGAGACGAAGGCCGATAAGAAAAAGTTCATAGCATGCAGCGGCTTTCCTGACTGCCGCAACACATATAACCTGCCTCCGGGAACCATAAAGTTTGATAAGGCCGTATGCGAAAAGCATAAACTACACCTTATAAAGGCGACTCCGCCTTCCACTAAGGATAGGGAGGGCAAGACAGTCAGAGGCAAGTCATATACATACGGATGCCCTGCCTGCAAGAAAGAAGAGGCCATATCATTTGCAGTGCCGGTCATAAAAAAATGA
- a CDS encoding histone family protein, with protein MKELPVASVDRIIRNAGADRVSEDAKEALATILEDYGTKVSVEAIKLCRHAGRKTVKEEDIKLASQRLH; from the coding sequence ATGAAAGAACTTCCAGTTGCATCCGTCGACAGGATAATTAGGAACGCAGGCGCTGACAGGGTCAGTGAAGACGCAAAAGAAGCTCTTGCGACCATTTTAGAAGACTACGGCACAAAAGTATCCGTCGAGGCAATAAAGCTTTGCAGGCATGCAGGCCGCAAGACCGTAAAAGAAGAAGACATTAAGCTAGCTTCTCAGAGACTTCATTAA
- a CDS encoding tetratricopeptide repeat protein produces MVKKSVSKDSDVKKKPARSKEIKKPADKKTGIAKDASVEEIAVKVRDMFNVAVKKFEAAVQKREAGESDASDFDEPLKLLDEVIEIMPEYRSAINYKGMMLVNLGEHQKAIECFDMMLKINPKDKEALNNKGIVLYGLGRDEEALKFIDQAIALDKRYSDALMNKAVILHGLGMEEEARKCILRANVLDKLNS; encoded by the coding sequence ATGGTTAAAAAGTCCGTGAGCAAGGATAGTGATGTTAAGAAAAAACCGGCAAGATCTAAGGAGATAAAAAAGCCGGCAGATAAAAAGACAGGCATAGCGAAGGATGCAAGTGTCGAGGAGATCGCAGTTAAGGTCCGCGATATGTTTAATGTGGCCGTAAAAAAATTTGAGGCGGCCGTGCAAAAAAGGGAGGCGGGCGAATCAGACGCAAGCGATTTTGACGAGCCCTTGAAGCTTCTTGATGAGGTCATCGAGATCATGCCCGAATACCGCAGTGCCATAAACTATAAGGGTATGATGCTTGTGAACCTCGGAGAACATCAAAAAGCTATAGAATGCTTTGATATGATGTTAAAGATCAACCCGAAGGATAAGGAAGCATTGAACAATAAAGGCATCGTGCTTTACGGGCTTGGCAGGGATGAAGAGGCCCTTAAATTCATCGATCAGGCAATAGCACTCGATAAGCGTTATTCCGATGCTCTTATGAACAAGGCAGTCATACTTCATGGACTGGGCATGGAAGAAGAGGCCAGAAAATGTATCCTAAGGGCTAACGTCCTTGATAAACTAAATAGCTGA
- the hflX gene encoding GTPase HflX: protein MPGAILVKRIDPGDKGATLDELEELAHSAGYDVLEKVTQYRTPDKAYCVGKGKAHEIAEIVRERKPDKVVFDEKLSAVQIYNLSSLYKVEVIDRFHLILEIFASRARTREARLQVELAKLIYERPKARMKVTLARRGEQPGFKGLGRYEADIYESEITGRIAKIEAELEIVRKRQAQTRRQRKERGFDMVALAGYTNAGKSTLMNALVGESVVAKDQLFTTLVPTTRLLEVDRRKVLLTDTVGFIKDLPHFMVEAFRSTLEEIYQADIVILVVDASEPAKVIVEKLVTCHDTLWEEIGPIPVITALNKCDRIGEEELEERCDAIKHLAPSPVYISARTGEGLDDLKSAISKYLPKWISEEVILPRSEEGLSILSWLYNVAIVKNVEYGRCGNEPCIRVLVDARESVLNQLYSRLEMQLT from the coding sequence ATACCAGGCGCCATACTAGTAAAAAGGATAGACCCGGGAGATAAGGGAGCGACGCTGGATGAGCTGGAAGAGCTGGCGCACTCCGCGGGCTACGACGTGCTTGAAAAAGTGACGCAGTACAGGACTCCGGATAAAGCTTACTGTGTCGGAAAGGGCAAAGCACACGAGATAGCCGAAATTGTCCGCGAAAGAAAGCCGGATAAGGTCGTATTCGACGAAAAGCTCAGCGCTGTCCAGATATACAATCTTTCAAGCCTTTACAAGGTCGAGGTCATCGACAGGTTCCATCTCATCCTGGAAATATTCGCGAGCCGCGCCAGGACGAGAGAAGCCCGGCTTCAGGTAGAGCTTGCAAAGCTCATCTATGAGCGCCCGAAAGCCCGAATGAAAGTCACTCTGGCCAGAAGGGGCGAGCAGCCCGGATTCAAAGGGCTCGGCAGATATGAGGCCGATATTTACGAGAGCGAGATCACGGGCCGCATAGCAAAGATCGAGGCGGAGCTTGAGATAGTCAGAAAGCGCCAGGCGCAGACAAGAAGGCAGAGAAAGGAGCGCGGGTTCGACATGGTGGCGCTTGCGGGATATACGAATGCCGGAAAGAGCACTCTCATGAACGCACTGGTCGGCGAGTCTGTGGTCGCGAAGGATCAATTATTTACTACGTTAGTTCCTACGACCAGGCTTTTAGAGGTGGACCGCCGTAAAGTCTTGCTAACCGATACAGTCGGGTTCATAAAAGACCTGCCGCACTTCATGGTCGAAGCTTTCCGTTCCACGCTTGAAGAGATCTATCAGGCGGACATCGTCATTCTGGTCGTCGATGCAAGCGAGCCGGCGAAAGTCATCGTCGAAAAACTTGTGACCTGCCACGATACCCTGTGGGAGGAAATAGGGCCGATACCGGTCATAACTGCCTTAAATAAATGCGACAGGATAGGCGAAGAGGAACTTGAGGAGCGCTGCGACGCCATAAAACACCTGGCTCCCAGCCCTGTATATATTTCCGCAAGGACAGGCGAAGGACTTGACGACCTGAAATCCGCAATATCAAAATATCTTCCAAAATGGATATCCGAGGAGGTCATTTTACCCCGGTCAGAAGAAGGGCTTTCCATATTATCATGGCTTTATAATGTCGCCATCGTCAAGAACGTCGAGTACGGCAGATGCGGCAATGAGCCGTGCATCCGCGTCCTGGTGGACGCTCGCGAAAGCGTATTGAACCAGCTCTACAGCAGGCTGGAGATGCAATTAACATAA
- a CDS encoding PadR family transcriptional regulator, with protein MVDMDLVILGTLLAGPAHGYQLKQKIEGSFGSKYFKISNSSLYPKLTKLESDGFIEGRREPQEKVPDRKVYYVTDAGMKRLQELVATPIKPGSSPGSEEYEFMLHAVYFNLISKEQRSKVITPIYESKKAELKEALEKRENLGPHMPGFPLAVLDNGIEMLKISVRFYETLLEMD; from the coding sequence ATGGTCGATATGGATCTCGTCATCCTTGGCACGCTGCTTGCAGGGCCCGCTCACGGGTACCAGCTCAAGCAAAAGATCGAGGGCAGCTTTGGAAGCAAATACTTCAAGATAAGTAATAGCTCCCTCTACCCGAAGCTTACGAAGCTAGAAAGCGACGGCTTCATCGAAGGGAGACGGGAGCCGCAGGAAAAGGTCCCGGACAGGAAAGTGTATTACGTCACGGATGCGGGCATGAAAAGATTACAGGAGCTCGTGGCGACGCCGATAAAGCCCGGAAGCTCGCCGGGGTCGGAAGAGTACGAGTTCATGCTTCATGCGGTTTATTTTAACCTCATTTCAAAAGAGCAGAGAAGTAAAGTGATAACGCCCATCTATGAGAGTAAAAAGGCAGAGCTTAAAGAGGCACTTGAAAAACGTGAAAATCTCGGACCCCATATGCCTGGCTTTCCGCTGGCAGTGCTTGACAACGGCATAGAAATGCTAAAGATCAGCGTCCGTTTTTACGAGACGCTCCTGGAAATGGATTAA
- a CDS encoding ABC transporter permease: MLDISFKNMWQRRTRTLLTIVSIAVCIMLFIVLSTATFYMNKSFTDSMGKFAGQMYVKSPSPMSAASAEFPPVSSSLPMEKAGAILALDGVDKEKSAALLLISLVPSQFQNGPPQVMAVGIPEGSEKAFYSDVKFSEGSGTFTAKDQAILGSEAAKYYNVKAGDRLALMNKELDVIGVAESSESLITNGMVMIPLSTAQDMFNRPSVTTVLLAPVSIDSTSELASKVSEKFPELEVMTQKEMMEALEKMMAQTKTFMGMINMVMLIVAGVVTLMVMIMSVSERTKELGMLRAIGASRSKILVMVMEESLIICLAGAALGILLSFLLMKAMFGGAFASIEIITQAILFMTTIGVIAALYPAVKASKIQPLEALRYE; the protein is encoded by the coding sequence ATGTTGGATATTTCATTCAAGAACATGTGGCAGAGAAGAACAAGGACGCTTCTCACCATTGTAAGCATTGCTGTATGCATAATGCTTTTTATCGTCCTTTCGACAGCGACTTTCTACATGAACAAGTCGTTCACGGATTCAATGGGCAAATTCGCGGGCCAGATGTACGTCAAATCGCCTTCGCCGATGTCTGCGGCCAGCGCCGAGTTCCCGCCAGTATCCTCAAGCCTGCCGATGGAAAAGGCCGGAGCGATACTGGCGCTTGACGGCGTCGATAAGGAAAAAAGCGCAGCACTGCTGCTTATCAGCCTGGTGCCTTCGCAATTCCAGAACGGCCCGCCCCAGGTAATGGCGGTAGGTATACCTGAGGGTAGTGAAAAAGCATTTTACTCCGATGTAAAGTTCTCCGAAGGCTCCGGCACGTTCACGGCAAAGGACCAGGCGATACTCGGAAGCGAAGCGGCAAAATACTATAATGTAAAAGCCGGCGACAGGCTCGCATTAATGAATAAAGAGCTTGACGTCATAGGCGTGGCCGAGAGTTCGGAGTCCCTGATCACTAACGGCATGGTAATGATACCGTTATCGACGGCACAGGATATGTTCAACAGGCCTTCGGTCACGACAGTGCTGCTGGCGCCGGTATCCATAGATAGCACATCGGAGCTTGCATCGAAGGTCAGCGAAAAGTTCCCGGAACTTGAGGTCATGACCCAGAAGGAAATGATGGAAGCCCTGGAGAAGATGATGGCCCAGACAAAGACGTTCATGGGAATGATCAACATGGTCATGCTCATCGTCGCTGGCGTGGTCACCCTGATGGTAATGATAATGTCAGTATCGGAAAGAACGAAGGAGTTAGGCATGCTGCGTGCTATAGGGGCAAGCAGGAGCAAGATACTTGTGATGGTCATGGAAGAGTCGCTGATCATCTGCCTGGCAGGAGCCGCTTTAGGTATACTGCTATCCTTCCTGCTGATGAAGGCCATGTTCGGGGGCGCGTTCGCATCGATAGAGATCATAACGCAGGCAATACTGTTCATGACCACTATAGGAGTGATAGCGGCACTTTACCCGGCCGTCAAAGCATCAAAGATACAGCCTCTGGAGGCGTTACGCTATGAGTGA
- a CDS encoding ketopantoate reductase family protein: MKITVIGAGALGTFYGGMMSAAGYDVTIVCREKDVETLKKGINIKGQIEKQANPDVSSSPPLSDIVFTAVKSYDVESAISDLPLKPDTVVIIIHNGLGCDEIAASKLGKGHVGIGVSYSGVTFVRPGTVSVAGYTETVFGSIENDVSARLGEVVKILESSGLKARVAEDIRSAQWEKLYANVGINAITAITGLKNGMLLEVPSLRSLVVSAVEEAGRVSAASGIKTDVDPVDKTFKVIKDTYNNRSSMLQDISKEKPTEIDVLNGKVSEIGHKLGIPTPVNDTITALVKGIEKRHGN; this comes from the coding sequence ATGAAGATCACAGTAATTGGCGCGGGGGCGCTTGGCACGTTCTATGGCGGTATGATGTCTGCCGCAGGATACGACGTGACAATAGTATGTCGAGAGAAAGATGTTGAGACCCTAAAAAAAGGTATCAATATCAAAGGCCAGATCGAGAAACAGGCTAACCCGGATGTGTCATCAAGCCCTCCCTTATCCGATATAGTGTTCACGGCCGTTAAATCCTATGATGTAGAGTCGGCAATAAGTGATCTTCCCCTTAAGCCCGATACCGTGGTCATCATTATCCATAATGGCCTCGGGTGCGATGAGATCGCTGCATCGAAGCTCGGAAAAGGGCATGTAGGGATAGGCGTATCATATAGCGGCGTGACGTTCGTCCGGCCCGGCACCGTATCTGTGGCAGGGTATACCGAGACTGTTTTTGGCTCTATCGAAAATGATGTGAGCGCAAGGCTAGGCGAAGTCGTAAAAATACTTGAGTCTTCGGGACTAAAAGCCAGGGTCGCGGAAGATATACGGTCGGCCCAGTGGGAAAAGTTATATGCGAACGTGGGCATCAACGCGATCACTGCCATTACGGGCCTGAAGAACGGTATGCTTCTTGAGGTCCCTTCACTAAGATCACTTGTAGTGTCTGCCGTAGAAGAGGCTGGGCGTGTGTCCGCGGCATCAGGCATAAAAACGGATGTTGATCCTGTCGATAAGACCTTTAAGGTCATAAAGGATACCTACAATAACCGGTCCTCAATGCTCCAGGACATCTCAAAGGAAAAACCCACCGAGATCGATGTGCTGAACGGCAAGGTCAGCGAGATCGGGCATAAGCTCGGGATCCCGACGCCTGTGAACGATACGATAACCGCCCTGGTCAAAGGTATAGAGAAAAGGCACGGGAATTGA
- the rd gene encoding rubredoxin gives MDSWICTLCQYIYDPAVGDPDSGIEPGTAFEDLPDDWVCPVCGADKSLFEKVEG, from the coding sequence TTGGATAGTTGGATATGCACTCTATGCCAGTATATCTATGACCCTGCTGTGGGAGACCCTGACAGCGGCATTGAGCCGGGAACGGCATTCGAAGACCTCCCTGACGACTGGGTATGTCCGGTATGCGGTGCGGATAAAAGCTTATTTGAAAAGGTAGAGGGGTGA
- a CDS encoding MBL fold metallo-hydrolase RNA specificity domain-containing protein has translation MIYLDNGISVYSGRGYRLDPKRCVRDCINLISHAHFDHVPSSFNSPAIICSDITRSLIEARTGSSIPCGPCSCETVTLHDSGHVPGSSMFLINGDKRILYTGDFNTRKKYFSDGAKPVKADVLIMESTFGREKYVFPPTEEVFGEIKDWIDDNAARGLNSIIYAYSFGKAQEVISALSGYTVYASRSVIEINRTLGKFDLDISAMPLPEDLKGPDVVVAPSGSRNSPEIKKIFKAGAKSASVSGWALDDGHKYAMRVDRAFPLSDHADYSELIGFVEKVSPDLVFTLHGFDKEFARDIRDKLDIEAAPLKKRHLSLSNFTGDV, from the coding sequence ATGATCTATCTCGATAACGGCATATCGGTGTACTCCGGAAGGGGCTACAGGCTCGACCCGAAAAGGTGCGTCAGGGATTGTATAAACCTGATATCACATGCTCATTTTGACCACGTGCCGTCCTCATTTAACTCCCCTGCGATAATCTGTTCCGATATCACCCGGTCTCTGATAGAGGCAAGGACTGGCTCAAGTATTCCATGCGGCCCATGTTCCTGTGAAACCGTCACGCTGCATGATTCCGGGCATGTCCCCGGATCGTCCATGTTCTTGATAAACGGGGATAAAAGGATCCTTTATACCGGGGACTTTAATACGAGAAAAAAGTATTTTTCCGATGGCGCAAAGCCCGTTAAGGCCGATGTCCTCATAATGGAATCGACATTCGGAAGGGAAAAATATGTTTTTCCGCCCACTGAAGAAGTGTTCGGCGAAATAAAGGACTGGATAGACGATAACGCTGCGAGAGGGCTGAACTCTATCATCTATGCCTATTCCTTCGGTAAAGCCCAGGAAGTCATCAGCGCACTGTCGGGATATACTGTTTATGCGTCCAGGTCCGTTATTGAGATCAACCGGACACTCGGTAAGTTCGATCTTGACATCTCTGCGATGCCATTGCCTGAAGACCTTAAAGGGCCAGATGTAGTGGTGGCTCCATCCGGTTCCAGGAACTCGCCGGAGATCAAAAAGATCTTTAAGGCCGGGGCAAAGTCTGCGTCAGTTTCGGGCTGGGCCCTTGATGACGGGCATAAATATGCGATGAGGGTCGACAGGGCATTTCCGCTATCGGACCATGCGGATTACTCCGAGCTGATCGGCTTTGTCGAAAAAGTAAGTCCAGACCTTGTGTTTACCTTACACGGGTTCGATAAGGAGTTCGCGCGCGACATCAGGGATAAGCTGGATATCGAGGCGGCGCCATTAAAAAAGAGGCATTTAAGCCTGTCCAACTTTACCGGTGACGTCTGA